The Vespa velutina chromosome 25, iVesVel2.1, whole genome shotgun sequence genome has a segment encoding these proteins:
- the LOC124957235 gene encoding histone-lysine N-methyltransferase SETMAR-like: MESNKQHFRHILLFYYRKGKNAVPARKNLSNVYGEDVLTVRQCQNWFAKFRSGNFDVEDASRSGRPVEVDKDTIKALVDANRRITTREIGERLNLSNSTVYDHLKGLSLTSKLDIWVPHILTERNLCRCVDVCDSLLKRHEKDPFLKPIITEDEKWVVYNNVKRKRSWSKKDEPAQSISKANIHQKK; the protein is encoded by the coding sequence ATGGAGAGCAATAAGCAGCATTTTCgtcatattttacttttttactatagaaaaggtaaaaatgcTGTTCCAGCCAGAAAGAATTTATCCAATGTGTATGGAGAAGATGTGTTGACAGTACGCCAGTGCCAGAACTGGTTTGCAAAATTTCGATCCGGCAATTTTGATGTCGAAGATGCATCACGTTCTGGAAGACCGGTTGAAGTAGATAAAGACACAATAAAGGCATTAGTTGATGCAAATCGGCGAATAACAACACGTGAGATCGGTGagagattaaatttatcaaattcaacTGTTTATGACCACTTGAAAGGCCTGAGTTTAACGTCGAAACTCGATATATGGGTTCCCCATATTCTCACGGAGAGAAATTTGTGTCGTTGCGTTGACGTCTGTGATTCGCTTCTTAAACGTCACGAAAAAGATCCATTTTTGAAGCCCATCATTACTGAGGACGAAAAATGGGTTGTATATAACAATGTCAAACGCAAGAGATCATGGAGCAAAAAAGATGAACCTGCTCAAAGCATTTCCAAAGCCAATATCCATCAAAAAAAGTGA